In one Candidatus Rokuibacteriota bacterium genomic region, the following are encoded:
- a CDS encoding OsmC family protein, with protein MARYGHMLKVKINNVRMRVVARYRVDGSVLNDTVEANMVGAETALEVESPDSPERVARVLRNAERGCFVMQALQKPVAVTTTALLNGQPLALGRA; from the coding sequence GTGGCCCGGTACGGGCACATGCTTAAGGTCAAGATCAACAACGTCAGGATGCGGGTGGTGGCGCGCTATCGGGTGGACGGCTCCGTGCTCAACGACACGGTCGAGGCCAACATGGTCGGCGCGGAAACCGCCCTGGAGGTGGAGTCGCCCGACTCCCCCGAGCGCGTGGCGCGCGTCCTGAGGAACGCCGAGCGCGGGTGCTTCGTCATGCAGGCCCTTCAGAAGCCCGTCGCGGTGACGACCACTGCGCTGCTGAACGGGCAGCCCCTGGCCCTCGGCCGCGCCTGA